The following are encoded together in the Culex pipiens pallens isolate TS chromosome 1, TS_CPP_V2, whole genome shotgun sequence genome:
- the LOC120430808 gene encoding uncharacterized protein LOC120430808 isoform X1, translated as MSLTATTEPYLPGSIPFSQYLEQLEWIFLHNKLNKTDYKTSFLAICGQEVYTMLKKLFPGENLKDLSYDTITDKLKKHYDKSDSEVIHSFKFWSRKQGQHEKAEDYVLSVKVLAERCCFGDFRDRAIRDVLVMGVFDRGLQKRLFDEDNLTADKAEKMILNQELSSNRTRILNNGDDGRSSLVNRLGRRPDRTPNKGGYRNRSRSNNRTRSFSSDRNKNKSDSGKPTFFCTFCKKNGHTRKFCYRLTNRSPRKPKQSVKFVDSPKPSSSGNGLFKRLKKDLHSDDDDMACMMISSVNKINEPCYVEPLLENRRMTMEIDCGSAESVISEDLFNRNFRNLVVKPCNKRLVVIDGKRLTVLGKVTVNARLDGVQQQLDLVILRCEMDFIPLMGRTWLDVFYSNWRSAFSRPSLPAQGVHAVENDSVVVDLKNLSWRQSTFGA; from the exons ATGTCTTTGACGGCTACCACCGAACCTTATTTGCCCGGTTCAATTCCATTTAGTCAATACTTGGAACAACTGGAGTGGATTTTTCTCCACAATAAATTGAATAAgactgattataaaacatcgTTTTTGGCCATCTGCGGCCAGGAGGTGTatacaatgttgaaaaaacttttccctggtgaaaatttaaaagatttgagCTATGACACAATAACAGACAAACTGAAAAAGCATTACGATAAAAGTGATTCAGAGGTGATTCATAGTTTCAAGTTTTGGTCCAGGAAGCAAGGTCAACACGAGAAGGCCGAAGATTATGTGTTGTCGGTCAAGGTTTTAGCCGAACGGTGCTGTTTCGGTGATTTTAGGGACAGAGCCATTAGGGATGTGCTTGTCATGGGAGTGTTTGATAGAGGTTTACAAAAAAGGTTGTTCGACGAGGACAACTTGACGGCGGACAAGGCGGAGAAGATGATACTCAATCAGGAGTTGTCGTCGAACCGCACGAGGATTCTGAACAATGGAGATGATGGTAGAAGTAGCTTGGTGAATCGTTTGGGAAGAAGACCGGATCGTACACCGAACAAGGGAGGTTACCGGAACAGGAGCAGAAGTAACAACAGAACTCGTTCTTTTTCGAGCGATAGGAACAAGAACAAGAGTGATTCTGGGAAGCCAACCTTTTTCTGTACGTTTTGTAAGAAGAACGGACACACTAGGAAATTTTGCTATCGTCTTACTAATCGTAGTCCGCGTAAACCTAAACAAAGTGTTAAATTTGTTGATTCTCCTAAACCTTCTTCAAGTGGCAACGGTCTTTTTAAGCGTTTGAAGAAGGACTTGCACAGTGACGACGACGATATGGCCTGCATGATGATTTCGTCTGTCAACAAGATCAACGAACCGTGTTATGTTGAACCTCTCCTGGAAAACAGACGTATGACCATGGAGATTGATTGTGGATCAGCCGAGAGTGTTATCTCTGAGGATTTGTTTAACAGAAACTTTCGTAATCTTGTCGTTAAGCCTTGTAACAAGCGGTTAGTAGTGATAGACGGCAAGAGGCTGACTGTGTTGGGAAAAGTGACGGTAAATGCTCGTTTAGATGGTGTGCAACAACAATTGGATCTTGTCATCTTGCGTTGCGAGATGGATTTCATCCCGCTCATGGGAAGGACATGGCTGGACGTCTTCTACAGCAACTGGAGATCAGCTTTTTCACGACCATCTTTACCTGCACAAGGTGTGCATGCTGTCGAGAATGAtagtgttgttgttgatttgaaGA atCTCTCTTGGCGGCAGAGTACTTTCGGCGCATAA
- the LOC120430808 gene encoding uncharacterized protein LOC120430808 isoform X2, whose amino-acid sequence MAIRSTFFQHTSLYKYTWRSPNDTETQIDHVLIDGRHFSDIIDVRTYRGADIDSDHYLVVAKLRQRLSEVNKIRYRRPQRYNLERLKDPEVATQYARELEAALPDEGELAEAPLEACWSHMEAAINAAASSAIGYVDRVRRNGWFDEECQAIWDEKKVARDKWLLHNTRGNKESYKQLRRQQTHLFRDKKRRLEELECQDMEQLYRSNETRKFYKKLSQSRAGFMPRAEICRDKDGGILTDEREVIERWKQHFDEHLNGPEAEYQGDGGNDVSGMVDGEDEPV is encoded by the coding sequence atggccatacgtagtaccttcttccagcacacctccctatacaagtacacctggagatcaccaaacgacacggagacgcaaatcgaccatgttctcatcgatggtcggcacttctcggacataatcgacgtcagaacctaccgtggcgcggacatcgactcggaccactacctggtggtggcaaagctgcgccaacgcctgtctgaggtcaacaagatccggtaccgtcgcccgcagcggtataatctggagcggctcaaggatcctgaggtcgctacccagtacgcgcgggaactcgaagctgcgttgcctgacgagggtgagcttgccgaagcccctctggaggcctgctggagccatatggaagcagccatcaacgcagcggcatcgagcgccatcgggtacgtggaccgagttcgacggaacggctggttcgacgaggaatgtcaggcgatttgggacgagaagaaagtagcgcgggacaagtggctgctgcacaacacccgtgggaacaaggagtcgtacaaacagttgcgaagacagcaaacccatctctttcgggacaagaagcgccgcctggaagagttggagtgccaggacatggaacagctgtatcgctccaacgaaacgcgtaagttctacaagaaactcagtcaatcccgggctggcttcatgccgcgagccgaaatctgccgggataaggacgggggaatcttgacggacgagcgtgaggtgatcgaaaggtggaagcagcacttcgacgagcacctgaacggcccagaggcggagtaccagggcgacgggggaaacgacgtcagcggtatggtggacggcgaggacgagccagTGTGA